In Candidatus Epulonipiscium viviparus, one DNA window encodes the following:
- a CDS encoding GGDEF domain-containing protein: MKNSKLIERMYKHILLDTVDSAIEVNCETGQVTNYIHQGEIQPEFIGTSYENLFQELISNYVHVEDRENSNAMAAIEYMIQTFDKGINKYEFEYRWSHTNKDFAWFNANVRVESQNNMCAIITISNVQEEKIKQFNAERDQLTGLYNKATTEDLIDKFLLQDAEQVGGYLFMIDLDNFKSINDTFGHAAGDNVLREVAHNINSIFRKDDIKGRIGGDEFLVFIPNSNGINIIEKSNVIINKLSKTYSNDNASVSVSPSIGIAKVDHIFNNFQDLYTAADSAMYKSKTRGKCTFTVYTHNFPSL; encoded by the coding sequence ATGAAAAATAGTAAATTGATAGAGCGTATGTATAAGCATATTCTTTTAGACACGGTAGACAGCGCGATAGAGGTCAATTGCGAAACAGGTCAAGTTACCAATTATATCCATCAAGGAGAAATTCAGCCCGAGTTTATTGGTACATCGTATGAAAACCTTTTTCAGGAACTTATCTCTAACTATGTACATGTAGAAGACAGAGAAAACAGCAATGCGATGGCGGCTATCGAATATATGATTCAAACTTTTGACAAGGGAATCAATAAATACGAATTCGAGTATCGATGGTCTCATACCAACAAAGATTTTGCCTGGTTTAATGCAAACGTACGAGTTGAATCTCAAAACAATATGTGCGCTATTATTACTATTAGCAATGTTCAAGAGGAAAAAATCAAACAGTTTAATGCCGAGCGTGACCAGCTTACGGGCTTATACAACAAGGCTACCACCGAGGATCTGATAGATAAATTTTTGCTACAAGATGCAGAACAGGTTGGTGGGTATTTATTTATGATTGACCTAGACAACTTTAAGAGCATCAACGATACCTTTGGCCATGCTGCTGGTGATAATGTATTAAGAGAAGTTGCTCATAACATAAACTCTATTTTTAGAAAGGATGATATAAAGGGAAGAATTGGTGGGGATGAATTTCTGGTATTTATTCCAAACTCAAATGGTATTAATATCATAGAGAAAAGTAATGTCATCATAAATAAATTATCCAAAACTTACTCCAATGATAATGCTTCAGTATCTGTGTCTCCTAGTATCGGTATTGCAAAAGTAGATCATATCTTCAACAACTTTCAAGACCTCTATACTGCCGCTGACAGCGCCATGTATAAATCAAAAACTCGAGGCAAATGTACCTTTACAGTTTACACTCACAACTTTCCTTCTCTATAA
- a CDS encoding MarR family winged helix-turn-helix transcriptional regulator, with product MKDDRSINRYLSQIYRKSIRFLQCKLAEEDVGCGQFTFLEQIFKYEGISQEELSNKLVIDKTTTARAVKKLEDKGYVRREKRINDKRTYGIYVTERAIAEHENIANAFRDLDNVFNDALTVSEKDTLINLLAKICNHSQMK from the coding sequence ATGAAAGATGATAGAAGCATAAATAGATATTTATCTCAAATTTACAGAAAAAGTATAAGGTTTTTGCAATGCAAATTGGCAGAAGAAGACGTTGGGTGTGGTCAATTTACATTTTTAGAACAAATTTTTAAATACGAAGGAATAAGTCAAGAAGAACTTTCTAACAAACTTGTAATAGATAAAACAACTACCGCAAGAGCGGTAAAAAAACTTGAGGACAAAGGATATGTCAGACGCGAAAAGCGTATTAACGATAAACGAACATATGGAATCTACGTAACGGAGCGTGCTATTGCCGAGCATGAAAATATCGCAAACGCATTTCGTGACCTAGACAATGTGTTTAATGATGCCTTAACAGTAAGTGAAAAAGATACACTCATCAATTTGCTAGCTAAAATTTGTAATCATTCGCAAATGAAATAG
- a CDS encoding MATE family efflux transporter, producing MGKHQELLATESIGKLIFKYSLPAIIGMMVNGLYNVVDRMFIGNIPGVGHLAISGLGVTLPIMTIIMAFGLLIGIGAATNISIKLGENNKDQAEGILGNAISLCILSGLAISVIGLIFVNPILSMFGASPDSLPFAKEYIEVILIGSVFNITAGSMTNLIRSDGNPKLSAIIMATGCFLNIILDALFIFGFGMGIAGAAWATIISQAVTAAWSLGYYFAGKSNLSFHKSGLKLARKYVFPMLAIGSAPFAMQVAMSGVQIICNNALGTYGGDMAIGAFATINSIVLMMATPIIGIAQGTQPIIGFNFGAKQYDRATLTLKISVGFTFVFLLVVVAIMQIIPETLVSPFSGDNPELVAMTVEGLRKYTIMMPLMGPAMLGSQYIQAIGKAKSAMILGLLRQVILLIPLMLIMPRIFGLTGIWFAQPIADALTALITTIVVIKEIRSQTARDIPEVVPAV from the coding sequence ATGGGAAAACATCAAGAGTTATTAGCGACAGAGTCAATTGGAAAACTAATATTTAAGTATTCACTGCCGGCGATTATTGGGATGATGGTAAATGGACTATATAACGTGGTAGACCGAATGTTTATAGGAAATATTCCGGGAGTTGGGCATTTAGCGATTAGTGGTTTGGGAGTAACTTTACCAATAATGACCATTATAATGGCGTTTGGTTTGTTAATAGGTATCGGTGCAGCAACAAATATTTCGATAAAGTTAGGTGAAAATAACAAAGATCAAGCCGAAGGGATTTTGGGTAATGCAATTTCGTTGTGTATTTTATCTGGTTTAGCTATAAGCGTTATTGGCTTAATATTTGTAAACCCTATTCTTTCAATGTTTGGTGCAAGTCCAGACAGCTTGCCGTTTGCAAAAGAATATATTGAAGTTATATTAATTGGTAGTGTGTTTAATATTACAGCGGGATCTATGACGAACTTAATAAGAAGCGATGGAAATCCAAAGTTATCTGCAATAATTATGGCCACAGGATGCTTCCTCAATATAATTCTAGATGCTCTTTTCATTTTTGGATTTGGAATGGGTATAGCAGGTGCGGCATGGGCAACGATAATTTCACAAGCTGTAACAGCGGCATGGTCACTAGGATATTATTTTGCTGGAAAATCTAATTTATCATTTCACAAGTCTGGTTTAAAGCTTGCTAGAAAATATGTATTTCCGATGTTAGCGATTGGGTCTGCGCCATTTGCTATGCAGGTGGCCATGAGTGGGGTTCAAATTATTTGTAACAATGCGCTAGGAACTTATGGCGGAGACATGGCAATTGGTGCTTTCGCTACAATAAACTCGATAGTATTAATGATGGCAACGCCGATTATTGGAATTGCCCAAGGAACTCAGCCGATTATTGGATTTAACTTCGGGGCAAAACAATACGACCGCGCAACCTTAACATTAAAAATAAGCGTAGGTTTTACATTTGTCTTCTTACTTGTCGTAGTAGCAATAATGCAAATTATTCCAGAAACATTGGTAAGTCCATTCTCTGGAGATAACCCAGAACTTGTTGCGATGACAGTAGAGGGCTTAAGAAAATATACAATAATGATGCCATTGATGGGACCTGCGATGTTGGGGTCACAATATATCCAAGCAATAGGCAAAGCGAAATCGGCAATGATACTAGGTCTACTCAGACAAGTAATTTTGCTAATACCACTAATGTTGATAATGCCAAGAATATTTGGACTAACAGGAATTTGGTTTGCGCAACCTATAGCAGACGCGCTAACAGCATTAATCACAACAATAGTAGTAATTAAAGAGATACGATCTCAAACAGCAAGAGATATACCGGAAGTAGTACCGGCAGTATAA
- a CDS encoding type I phosphomannose isomerase catalytic subunit encodes MIAKLTPAFKDYLWGGKKLSESYGKAFDGDILAESWELSCHPDGESVLATGQDAGQTLQTWLSNHPAALGTNCAKYASFPILIKFIDAKQNLSIQVHPDDDYAIAYENDNGKNEMWYIAEAEPDAFIYYGFNQTLSKAEYEQHIANDTILDVLNKVNVTAGDCFFIEAGTVHAIGAGCLIAEVQQSSNVTYRVYDFARRGADGKLRELHVAKAVEVSTLAPAVNVAKNSDLLVDCQYFAVRDIKCTDLATFTANETSFHSLLVLEGSGSIDSTTETLNFTKGDSIFVAAGTGKYNLQGDFHALLTYIS; translated from the coding sequence ATGATCGCAAAACTAACACCCGCCTTTAAAGACTATTTATGGGGAGGCAAGAAATTATCTGAATCATACGGCAAAGCTTTTGATGGTGATATATTAGCTGAAAGTTGGGAATTATCTTGCCACCCAGATGGCGAAAGCGTCCTCGCAACCGGACAAGATGCCGGCCAAACCCTACAGACCTGGCTCTCTAATCATCCTGCGGCTCTGGGTACCAATTGTGCCAAGTATGCCAGCTTTCCTATTTTAATCAAATTTATCGATGCGAAGCAAAATCTATCTATTCAAGTTCATCCCGATGACGACTACGCCATTGCTTATGAAAATGACAACGGCAAAAACGAAATGTGGTACATCGCCGAAGCCGAACCCGATGCTTTCATCTACTATGGCTTTAACCAGACTCTTTCCAAAGCTGAATACGAGCAACATATAGCAAATGACACCATCCTAGACGTTTTAAACAAAGTTAATGTTACCGCCGGTGATTGCTTTTTCATAGAGGCAGGCACTGTCCACGCAATCGGCGCCGGATGTCTTATAGCTGAGGTCCAGCAATCATCCAATGTCACCTACCGCGTATATGATTTCGCTAGACGTGGGGCCGACGGCAAGCTTCGAGAGCTCCATGTTGCCAAAGCTGTTGAAGTATCCACCCTAGCACCCGCTGTCAACGTAGCAAAAAACTCCGATCTTCTTGTTGATTGCCAATATTTTGCTGTGCGCGACATTAAGTGTACCGACCTGGCTACGTTCACTGCCAATGAGACGAGTTTCCACTCTCTTCTAGTTCTCGAGGGATCTGGATCAATCGATTCTACAACAGAAACGCTCAACTTCACAAAAGGGGATAGCATCTTCGTTGCCGCCGGTACCGGAAAATATAATCTACAGGGAGATTTCCATGCTCTTCTAACATATATTTCGTAG
- a CDS encoding HPr family phosphocarrier protein yields MVSFSTIQDVQKFVAAVNMIDSDCDLVASRYVVDAKSILGILSLDISKPIELRIYSYKDEMKQLLQDFIVEE; encoded by the coding sequence ATGGTTTCGTTTAGTACAATTCAAGATGTTCAAAAATTTGTGGCAGCAGTCAATATGATCGACAGTGACTGCGATTTGGTCGCTAGCCGCTACGTTGTTGACGCCAAATCCATTCTCGGTATATTAAGCCTTGATATTAGCAAACCCATTGAACTTCGCATTTATTCATACAAAGACGAAATGAAACAACTTCTCCAAGATTTTATTGTAGAAGAGTAA
- the ptsP gene encoding phosphoenolpyruvate--protein phosphotransferase has product MDVYMGSIASKGIAIGTIRELDKKDNTVRRISITDPEREISRFHKAQQIAMVQLDDLYELAKKEVGDENALIFDVHKMMLEDEDYTESIVNIIQTQKVNAEYAVAQTSDNFATMFANMEDEYMQGRAADIRDISDRLINVLAEREDNALTFNTPCIIVADDLSPSETVQMDKSKILGFVTRKGSVNSHTAILSRTMAVPALVGVPVPIKVNGQKAIINGFDGSLSISPTPEKITIAKKRLAVENKQKELLAEYKGKETITKSGKKINLYANIGSVGDVGLALQNDAEGIGLFRSEFLYLEQSNYPNEELQFKTYKQVAEMMGGRKVIIRTMDIGADKQIDYFNIEPEENPALGYRAVRICLTEESIFRTQLRALIRASYFGNISIMVPMITSVWEVERTKEIIKEIEANFTKKNIPFGKYEFGIMIETPAAVMIADQLAPLVDFFSIGTNDLTQYTIAIDRQNQMLERFYDPHHPAVLRMIEIIAATGQQYGIWTGICGELAADEELTETFVEYGINELSVSPASIFAIRKIIRDLD; this is encoded by the coding sequence ATGGATGTTTATATGGGAAGCATTGCCTCTAAAGGTATTGCTATTGGCACTATTAGAGAACTTGACAAAAAAGATAACACTGTTAGACGCATATCTATTACAGATCCTGAACGCGAAATTTCCAGATTTCATAAGGCTCAGCAAATAGCTATGGTACAACTTGATGATTTATATGAACTAGCAAAAAAAGAAGTTGGAGATGAGAATGCTTTAATATTTGATGTTCATAAAATGATGCTCGAAGACGAAGATTATACCGAATCAATAGTCAACATTATTCAAACGCAGAAGGTTAATGCCGAATATGCTGTTGCACAAACTTCTGACAACTTCGCTACTATGTTTGCCAATATGGAAGACGAGTATATGCAAGGCCGAGCTGCAGATATTAGGGACATTTCCGATCGACTCATTAATGTATTAGCCGAACGCGAAGACAACGCTTTAACTTTTAATACTCCGTGTATCATTGTTGCCGACGATTTATCTCCTAGCGAAACTGTTCAAATGGACAAAAGCAAAATTCTAGGATTTGTAACTCGTAAGGGCTCTGTAAACTCTCATACAGCAATTCTATCTCGGACGATGGCTGTTCCAGCGTTGGTTGGTGTTCCCGTTCCTATCAAAGTAAATGGACAAAAGGCTATTATCAACGGTTTTGATGGCAGTCTTTCAATATCACCTACCCCCGAAAAAATTACTATAGCCAAAAAACGTCTTGCAGTAGAAAACAAGCAAAAAGAACTGCTTGCCGAATATAAAGGCAAGGAAACTATCACTAAATCTGGTAAAAAAATCAATTTATATGCAAATATAGGTTCTGTTGGAGATGTCGGCTTAGCTTTGCAAAACGACGCAGAAGGAATCGGTCTATTTAGGAGCGAATTTTTGTATCTCGAACAAAGCAATTATCCAAACGAAGAGCTTCAATTTAAAACTTACAAACAAGTTGCCGAGATGATGGGTGGTCGTAAAGTTATCATCAGAACCATGGATATAGGTGCAGATAAACAAATCGATTACTTCAATATAGAGCCCGAAGAAAATCCTGCTTTAGGATATCGCGCCGTTAGAATTTGTTTAACTGAGGAAAGCATTTTTAGAACGCAGTTACGCGCTCTAATACGCGCAAGTTACTTCGGCAATATTTCTATCATGGTGCCTATGATCACATCTGTTTGGGAAGTTGAGCGCACCAAAGAAATTATCAAAGAAATAGAAGCCAATTTTACCAAAAAAAATATTCCGTTTGGTAAATATGAATTTGGAATAATGATCGAAACGCCTGCAGCTGTCATGATTGCCGACCAACTTGCTCCGTTGGTAGATTTCTTCAGCATAGGCACCAACGACCTAACTCAATATACAATAGCTATTGACAGACAAAATCAGATGCTAGAGCGCTTCTATGATCCTCATCATCCTGCAGTACTTCGAATGATCGAAATCATTGCTGCTACTGGTCAACAATATGGAATTTGGACCGGGATATGTGGTGAATTAGCCGCTGACGAAGAACTCACTGAAACATTTGTAGAATATGGAATCAACGAGCTTTCTGTTTCTCCTGCTTCTATATTTGCAATTCGAAAGATTATTCGTGATTTAGATTAG
- a CDS encoding HPr family phosphocarrier protein, which produces MKTFDYVIKDALGIHVRPAGLLSKEGKKFKSTITVEKGGKSANTNKLMAIMALGVKTGETVTVKIEGEDEDAAFDAIQTFFAENL; this is translated from the coding sequence ATGAAAACTTTTGATTATGTAATTAAAGATGCACTCGGAATCCACGTTAGACCAGCTGGCTTGCTATCTAAAGAAGGCAAAAAATTTAAGAGCACTATTACCGTAGAAAAAGGCGGCAAAAGTGCTAATACAAACAAGTTGATGGCTATTATGGCTCTTGGTGTTAAAACCGGCGAAACTGTTACTGTCAAAATAGAGGGCGAAGATGAAGACGCGGCATTTGACGCAATCCAAACCTTTTTTGCCGAAAATTTATAA
- a CDS encoding glycoside hydrolase family 38 C-terminal domain-containing protein has translation MAKHVHVIPHMHWDREWYFTTEESRILLVNNMDEILERLETDENYLYYMLDGQTAILEDYFDVKPENLERVRKLVQQGKLIVGPWYTQTDEMVVGGESIVRNLLYGLKDSRKFGEPMMIGYLPDSFGQSEKMPQILNGFGITRSIFWRGSSERHGTNKQNFFWEGNEGGKVLVHLLPLGYAIGKYLPAEKEALAKRMSKYMPVLEHGAVNDEIALPNGHDQMPIQQNIYQIMDTLKEIYPDKTFFLSRYEKIFDELEKVPDLDTIKGELLDGKYMRVHRSIFSTRADLKSDNTRIENKITNILEPLASIAHKLGFSYEHGLVENIWKDIMKNHAHDSIGCCCSDKVHQQIADRFFLAEDKTDELIKFYKRKITDAISQEITLDKLTVFNLLPYERDNLVDAQIITKMKNFDLVDENGKSYDFTVTKTEIVDAGLIDRQIVHYGDYDPFVRYYLNFVDVIPAMGYKTFLIKEKDGAVAQTASRLVSAAENEFFKISLNTNGSFNITDKLANIEYPAVLMIEDGSDDGDEYDFSELEDDFIVTSKDAIAETKIVNFGLQSIAVAKFEMCIPKDLDSRKAKVCDSKMGIEISAKLCAKSKIIDLEINIDNQSKDHRVRLLIPQGIASSFSVSDNQFGSIKRPVVDSAMAVWEQEKWDERPDSIYPMLSYVASDNSTGLAVLTNSVREFEFIGTNFDTIAITLFRGVGFLGKENLYRRPGRPSGIKMATPDSQLLGKLHFELALAANDPHLARTAKEYLTPLFGITKCLIMP, from the coding sequence ATGGCAAAACATGTACACGTTATTCCACATATGCATTGGGATAGAGAGTGGTATTTTACCACAGAAGAATCACGAATTTTATTAGTTAACAATATGGACGAAATTTTAGAACGATTGGAGACTGATGAAAACTATTTATACTATATGTTAGATGGTCAAACTGCTATTTTGGAAGATTACTTTGATGTAAAGCCCGAAAATTTAGAACGAGTTCGCAAATTAGTACAGCAAGGAAAATTAATCGTAGGTCCTTGGTACACTCAAACCGACGAAATGGTTGTTGGCGGTGAATCTATAGTTCGCAACCTTTTGTATGGCCTTAAAGATTCTCGCAAATTCGGCGAGCCCATGATGATCGGATATCTCCCAGACTCTTTTGGGCAAAGCGAAAAGATGCCTCAAATTTTAAACGGCTTCGGAATCACTCGATCTATTTTTTGGCGCGGTAGTAGCGAGCGTCATGGCACCAATAAGCAAAACTTTTTCTGGGAAGGCAACGAGGGTGGCAAAGTTTTAGTTCATCTTCTTCCACTCGGATATGCTATAGGCAAATATCTCCCTGCAGAAAAAGAAGCTCTCGCAAAGCGAATGAGCAAGTATATGCCTGTTCTCGAACATGGTGCGGTAAACGATGAAATTGCCCTGCCAAATGGTCACGACCAAATGCCTATTCAACAAAATATTTACCAAATTATGGATACTCTCAAAGAAATTTACCCAGATAAAACTTTTTTCTTAAGCAGATACGAAAAGATCTTTGATGAACTCGAAAAAGTTCCAGATCTTGATACTATAAAAGGCGAGTTGCTAGATGGAAAATACATGCGCGTCCATCGTAGCATCTTCTCTACCAGAGCCGACTTAAAAAGCGATAATACTCGCATCGAAAATAAGATTACCAACATCCTCGAGCCTCTTGCTAGCATTGCTCACAAACTTGGTTTCTCATACGAACATGGTCTTGTAGAAAATATTTGGAAAGACATTATGAAAAATCATGCTCATGATTCTATCGGTTGCTGCTGCAGCGACAAAGTACACCAACAGATTGCCGACCGCTTCTTTTTGGCGGAAGATAAAACAGATGAGCTAATTAAATTTTATAAGCGCAAAATCACTGATGCTATCAGTCAAGAAATTACTTTAGATAAGCTTACCGTATTCAACCTTCTTCCTTATGAGCGAGACAATTTAGTCGATGCGCAAATCATAACTAAGATGAAAAACTTTGACTTAGTAGACGAAAATGGCAAGAGCTACGATTTTACTGTAACCAAAACTGAAATTGTAGATGCCGGGCTTATCGACAGACAAATCGTTCATTATGGCGACTACGATCCATTTGTTCGATACTATCTAAATTTCGTAGATGTCATTCCTGCTATGGGATATAAAACATTCCTCATCAAAGAAAAAGATGGAGCCGTTGCTCAAACAGCTTCTAGACTAGTTTCTGCTGCAGAAAACGAATTTTTTAAGATCTCACTTAATACCAACGGCAGTTTTAATATTACAGATAAGCTTGCCAACATAGAATATCCTGCAGTTTTGATGATCGAAGATGGCAGCGATGACGGCGACGAATACGATTTTTCAGAGTTAGAAGACGACTTTATCGTAACTTCCAAAGATGCTATCGCAGAAACAAAAATCGTTAATTTTGGCCTCCAATCTATTGCTGTTGCCAAATTTGAGATGTGTATTCCAAAAGATTTAGACAGTCGCAAAGCAAAAGTCTGTGACAGCAAGATGGGCATCGAAATTTCAGCCAAACTATGCGCAAAGTCAAAAATCATCGATTTGGAAATTAACATCGATAATCAAAGCAAGGATCACAGAGTTCGCTTACTAATACCTCAGGGAATCGCATCATCGTTCTCTGTTTCCGATAATCAATTCGGATCTATCAAGCGCCCTGTAGTCGACTCAGCCATGGCTGTCTGGGAGCAAGAAAAGTGGGATGAACGCCCAGATTCTATATACCCGATGCTTTCTTACGTTGCCTCAGATAATTCTACTGGCCTTGCCGTTTTAACAAATTCTGTTCGCGAATTTGAATTTATTGGTACTAATTTTGACACTATTGCCATAACTTTATTTAGAGGTGTAGGTTTCTTAGGCAAAGAGAATTTATATCGCCGACCAGGTCGTCCTTCTGGTATTAAGATGGCAACTCCAGATTCTCAATTACTAGGGAAACTGCATTTCGAATTAGCGTTAGCCGCAAACGATCCGCATCTCGCTCGTACTGCAAAAGAATATTTAACCCCCTTGTTTGGTATAACAAAATGCCTTATAATGCCATGA
- the mngA gene encoding PTS 2-O-a-mannosyl-D-glycerate transporter subunit IIABC: MELSRLTNESMIFLNMPYSTKSEVIDAMVKALFDNGKITSIEDFTAAIYDREAISETGIENGLAIPHGKADCVAEAAFVIMTTEGIVSDWESIDEDNEVQHIVMLAIPKSEGGSTHLDLLATLMERMSDEDYATKLFSSKTVSELYNNLDSENTQEEQHIEYTKSIVAVTACPAGIAHTYMAAQALEKAGKELGVKVYVEKQGANGIEGRLTTEQLQEADAAIFSVGVAVKNIERFNHLPITQTSVAEPLKDAKSIINRALKKAETHEKGSFDASTQSPQKLGLGEEIKQAVMTGISHMVPFVVAGGMILAFAVLISQQFNLVEEYNTAGHWLNSFRQLSGGLLGTLLVPVMAAYMAFAIGEKPALVSGFAAGFAANLVGGGFLAGMLGGLIAGYSVRYMKKIIPAKGPFSGFISFFIYPVVSVIWIGIIMFFVIGEPVAFINLKLTDFLRDLQGTNVIILGIVIGIMTSFDLGGPVNKAAYAFCVSVMQEGVLVPYAIFASVKMVSGFAITMTTLIEKESYTTEELEAGRTTWLLALGGITEGAIPFMMKHPLQVMTSLCTGSAVCGAIVAFANVGLNVPGAGIFSMFLLDYSTTGISPTLGAAIWLGAAIVGAIVSTAILVPLMRRDRARGKA; encoded by the coding sequence ATGGAATTATCTAGATTAACCAATGAGAGCATGATCTTTTTGAACATGCCTTATTCTACAAAATCAGAAGTAATCGATGCGATGGTTAAAGCATTATTTGATAACGGTAAAATTACATCGATCGAGGACTTTACTGCGGCTATTTATGACCGCGAAGCAATATCAGAAACCGGTATCGAAAACGGTTTGGCTATCCCTCATGGAAAAGCTGACTGCGTTGCGGAAGCGGCTTTTGTTATTATGACCACCGAAGGAATCGTTAGCGATTGGGAAAGCATCGACGAGGATAATGAAGTTCAGCATATCGTGATGTTAGCGATCCCAAAAAGCGAAGGGGGTAGTACTCATCTAGACTTGCTAGCAACCTTAATGGAACGAATGAGCGACGAGGATTATGCTACCAAATTATTTAGTTCTAAGACTGTATCAGAACTTTACAACAATCTTGATAGCGAAAATACACAAGAAGAACAACACATCGAATACACCAAGTCTATTGTTGCTGTTACTGCTTGCCCTGCTGGGATTGCTCATACATATATGGCGGCCCAAGCTCTCGAAAAAGCCGGAAAAGAGTTGGGTGTTAAAGTTTACGTTGAAAAACAAGGTGCTAACGGAATAGAAGGCAGACTTACTACAGAACAATTACAAGAAGCTGATGCGGCGATATTCTCTGTAGGTGTTGCTGTAAAAAATATCGAACGCTTCAACCATTTGCCAATTACCCAAACTTCTGTTGCAGAACCGCTAAAAGATGCAAAGTCCATTATCAATCGCGCATTAAAAAAGGCCGAGACTCACGAAAAAGGTTCTTTTGATGCGTCCACTCAATCTCCTCAAAAATTAGGTCTTGGAGAAGAGATTAAACAGGCTGTAATGACCGGTATCTCTCACATGGTTCCTTTTGTTGTTGCAGGCGGTATGATTTTGGCTTTCGCTGTACTTATTAGCCAACAATTTAATCTTGTGGAAGAATATAACACCGCGGGGCACTGGCTCAATTCATTTAGACAACTTTCTGGCGGACTGCTAGGCACTCTCTTAGTTCCTGTTATGGCTGCATACATGGCATTTGCAATTGGTGAAAAGCCTGCATTAGTTTCTGGTTTCGCTGCCGGATTTGCTGCAAACCTAGTTGGCGGCGGATTCTTGGCTGGTATGCTAGGCGGTTTGATTGCTGGTTATAGTGTTCGATATATGAAAAAGATCATTCCAGCAAAAGGTCCGTTTTCAGGATTTATCAGCTTCTTTATCTACCCCGTAGTAAGCGTAATATGGATTGGCATTATAATGTTCTTTGTTATCGGAGAACCTGTTGCTTTCATAAATCTAAAGCTTACAGATTTCCTTAGAGATCTTCAAGGCACCAACGTTATTATTTTAGGTATTGTAATCGGAATCATGACTTCGTTTGACCTTGGTGGCCCAGTAAATAAAGCTGCTTATGCATTTTGTGTTAGCGTTATGCAAGAGGGCGTTCTAGTTCCTTACGCTATCTTCGCATCTGTTAAGATGGTTTCTGGATTTGCTATTACAATGACTACTTTAATCGAAAAAGAATCATACACCACCGAAGAGTTGGAGGCCGGTAGAACTACTTGGCTACTCGCACTAGGAGGTATTACAGAAGGTGCCATTCCATTTATGATGAAGCATCCTCTTCAAGTTATGACATCGCTTTGTACTGGTTCTGCAGTATGTGGCGCTATCGTTGCATTTGCAAATGTAGGTCTAAATGTTCCGGGAGCTGGAATTTTCTCTATGTTCCTTCTTGATTATTCTACTACCGGTATATCTCCAACGCTCGGAGCTGCAATTTGGCTAGGCGCGGCTATTGTCGGTGCGATTGTGTCCACCGCTATTCTTGTTCCTCTTATGAGACGAGATAGAGCACGCGGAAAAGCCTAA